The DNA sequence TTCTGGATCCTAGGAATGTGTTTGAACTTgatctttgtgaacttcttgcatagTTGTTTCACACAATGCAGGTACGTAAGGATCTTGACGTTCTTGTTagtccattctccttgaacttaATGTATCAACAGATCAGAATCTCCTATGATCGGAAGCTCCTTTATGTTTATGTCGACTGCCATCCTAATCCCGAGGATGTATGCTTCGTACTCAGCCATATTGTTTGTGCAAGGGATCCTTATCTTTGCTGATGCCGAGTAATGCTATCCTGATTCTGAAATTAAAACTTCTCCGATTcccactcctttgaaatttgctgCTCCGTCAAAGAACATTCTCCATCCAAGTATGACTCTGTAATGTCTTCTAGGCGAACAACACTTCTTCATCCGAAAAGTATTTAGTGAGCAGCTCATAATCCTTGTCCATTGGATTCTATGCAAGATGGTCAGCTAAGGCATGTCCTTTGATGGCCTTCCGCGTTacgtacacaatgtcaaattcgctgAGAAGAATCTACCATTTGGCCAGTTTTACTGTTGGCATTGGCTTCTGAAAGATATGCTTGAGTAGATCGAGCCGGGATATTAGGTGTGTGGTATATGCCGACATGTAGTTCCTCAATTTCTGGGTGATCAAAGTCAAAGCGCAGCAGGTACGCTCTATCAGGGTGTATTTGGCTTCGCATGGTGTAAAATTCTTGCTCATGTAATAGATAACTTGCTCTTTCATCCCGGTCTCATCATGTTGTCTCAACATGCCTCCAAATGTGTTGTCAAAAATAGACAAATATAATAATAGTGGCTTCTCAGTCTCGGGGGGAACCAATGCTGGTAGATTTgacaagtactccttgattttgttgcACACTTTCTGACACTCTTCTGTCCATTTCGTAGCAGCTTCCTTTTTCAACAGCTTGAAGATAGGATCGCAAATTATAGTAGACTGGGCTATGAATCTGCTGATGTAATTTAATATGCCAAGGAAactcatcacgtctttcttgcTCTTAGGCGGCGGTGTCTTGAATGGATTTGATATTTGAAGAATCCAATTCTATCCCTTTCCTGCTTACGATGAAACCCAACAGTTATCCGGTAGGGACTCCAAATGCACAGtttgcaggattcaacttcaaattgtacctccgcAAACGTTTGAAAAACTTCTTCAGGTTGTCCAAATGTTATGCACTCTTTTgagatttgatgatgacatcatccacatatacctcgattTCCTTGTGGATCATGTCATGAAAGAGGGTCgccatggccctcatataagtagCACTAGCGTTTTTGAGGCCAAATGGCATGACTATGTAGCAATAAACTCCCCTAGGCGTAGTGAATATTGTCTTCTCCACATCTTTTTCATGCATCAGGATCTGGTGGTACCCGGCGAAAAAATCCACGAATGACTGCAGCTCGTGCTTCGCACAATTGTCGATGAGAATATAGATGTTTGGTAAAGGGAAATCGTCTTTTGTACTGGCCTTGTTAAGATCTCGATAATCCATAAATATCTtgattttcccatccttctttagCATCGGTATGATATTTGTCAACCATGTAGGATAATTGATGACTCTCACCACGTTTGCCTCTATCTGCTTGGTCACTTCTTCTTTTATCCTCAAATCCGGCTTGAACTTTCTGGGTTTTTGTTTAACTGGTGGTCTGGCAGGTAGGCAATCGATGCAAAACAATGTCGTTGCTTAATCCGGGCATGTTGTCATGAATACGTCGATGTACTATCGGAGGAGCTCGACTAGTTCTTCTTTCTGCTCTGCTTCTAAATGGATGCTAATTCGAgtttctttcacgtcttcttCGCTTCCCAGGTTGACTGCTTCTGTCTCTTCAAGGTTAGGCTTTTTCTGGCTTTCCAACTGTTcgatctcttgtgggagattAGCTTACATCATTCTTTCATCGTATTCCTCGTAATCTGGATCGCTTTGCTCGAGGGTtttgttacatgtcataatcgcggAATGCgagtttttatcattttaattactaaaaagaaaaattaagtaTAAATGAAGCGATAAATAGTTCTGCAATAATTTTTAAGAAAGtaattcttttatttcatcaaagAGGAACGTCTAAGCGTTTAGGGAGGCAATTGACAAAAGAGTACATGCACGGTTCaagcctcaattgaccgtgcaTTTTTTTCAAAGGATTTACAATTCCACATTACCAAGACTCCCAGCGAACCAGTGATGGGCTGGCGGTCCAATTCTGCAAGTCCTCTCCTGGTTCGACATTCTGAATGGTCGGTGTCATGATATCAACTTGTTCGCAACATTCCTCGATCATGGCCACGAACAACCTTCCCATTCCATCGATGATGTCATCCTCTGGTGTTGAGCTCTGAACCAGACCTGGAACACGCTCTGGCACAAAAGCCTTCTTCCCGAAGCCACTGATGTAAGTCATTCCAATTGGAGGTTGATACCCTAAACCGGCTCTACCTTTCTGCCCCCTTAGCTCAATCGGCTATGTTATCCCATCTGATCGGGCTCCTAGCCTGGTCCCTGGTCGGTACCCATGCTTCATATTTCTCTCATAGCCATCTTTGATCTGTATGGTGACTGCATCCCTAGATTCTGCTCAGCCTTTTCTATTTTTGTGGTCTGCATGATCTCGACCGCATAAAAAACGAGCCCTTCTAGTCCTTTTATGAATGGGACTGCATGTTCTAGATAAGCTGACTGACTCCATTCCCCGTGAACTACAATCTTTTGACAACCCCATTCGAACTTTGTATACTAATGGAGGGTGGACGGGACTGCCCCTGCCATATATATCCAAGGTCTTCTCAGCAACAAGTTGTATGAGGATGAAATGTCCATTACCTAGAATAGTGTTGGGAATTCAACTAGTCCAATTTGCAAAGCTAAATAGATTTACCTAATGACGTTCTTCCGTGACCCATCAAACGCTCTTACCCTCATATGGATTTCTTTCACTTCTCTCAGATGAATACCCAACTCTCATAGAGTAGAGAGCGGGAAGATATTGACTCCAGATCCTCCATCAACAAATACTCGGGACACCACTTTATCTCCACACTTGATGGTGATGTGTAAAGCTCTGGTGTGACCCACGCCCTCTACTGGAAGTTCATCTTTTCGGAAGGTAATCATGTTCGCCTTGACTATTTTCTTGATGGTCGCTTCCAGTTCCTCGCTGTAGTGTTACTCGGCATGCTCACTCcacttaacactttcatcaagATGTCTTTATGACTACCAAAACTCATCAGCAGATCCATGAATGATATATGTTTAGGGGTTTTCTTCAATTGTTCCTCCACAGAGTACTCTTTAGTTAACATCTTCTTCCAAAATTCTGTTGTCTCAGCACTTATTTTATTCCTCCTTTGAATCTGTTCCCTTCCTGGGTTTCCTCATTTTATCTCCTCTGGAGCGTAACACCTCCCTGACCTTGTCATTCCATGAGCAGCTGTGGAATCCGTCATCTTGCCTTTCCCTTTCTGCTGATACGTCCACGGGACTGTCTTGTATTCCTGATCCTCCTCATCCCTGATAGTGGCGGTGGACTATTGTTGGTATGTCTGGACTATCATTGGAGGTTTAAACTATACGGTGATCATCAGAATCCTTCGGGGTGGAACCCTTGCATCCTCAGTGTTTCCTATTGTGATGATAATCCCTTTCAAATTATATTAGCAATCATATTAGCTCCCTGGTTCTTGTGGTTCAGCAGTGGGTTACGGTTCACATTCGGCTGAGCTGGGGTGCACTGAATGGCTCCACTTTTGATCACTGACTCGATTTTATTTTTCAGCCTGAAGCAATCCTCGGTATCATGCCCCGTTACGCCTGAGTGGTAGACGCTTCACTTGGTTGCATTAAAGTATTTTGAAGGATGCTCAGGAATCCTCCCTTCTATCGAATGTATCAATCCAACTCTACTCAAACTTTCAAACAATTGAGCCAAAGGTTCAATAATCGGCATGTAGTTTCTGGAACCTCTTTCTTTGAAATTTGGTCGAGGTCGGGGTGCATAGGTGGGCCGATTTTAATGGGTGGTGGTCTGAACTGGAGCGTATGCTTGTGGTGGTTTGGGATTTGTATGATTATATTGAGGTTGAGGATTGTAGTATGGTTGTGTGTTGTATACTGGAGCATAAGTAGGCGGGTGTGGGGAATGGGTGTTTAGAGAGTAAGAGTTGCTTCCATGGTGTGAATTGGACTGGTAATAGGGAACGATTGTTGATACCTCTTCCCTTTTCTTCTTTCCGCTACCTATCGAACCAGATTAAATTGCTTTGCTAGCTACTTGCAATGCGGCCATAGATTGTATCTTGACGGACTTGATGCCTTCCTCTAAAAATTCTCCCATTTTAACAAGTTTGGGGAACTTCTGCCCCATCATGCCCATCATATTTTCAAAGTAGATTCCTTCCTAAGCTCTGATGAAGAACTTAGTCAGCGCATTGTCATCTAACGGGGGTTGTGCTCTGGCAGCCTCTGACCTCCATCGATGTGCATATTCTTGAAATGATTCTGACATCTTTTTCTGCAAGTTTACCAGGGTGAACCTATTAGAAGTAATTTTTGTGTTGAACCGGAAACAGTTCATGAAATCTTCTACCATATTGCCATTCCCTCTAGTTTCTGGGATCCTGGGAGTGTACCAAGTGAGTGCCTCTCCTTTCAAACTCCTTATGAGTAGCTTCATCCTCAACTTCTCGTTCCTTC is a window from the Nicotiana tomentosiformis chromosome 10, ASM39032v3, whole genome shotgun sequence genome containing:
- the LOC138899831 gene encoding uncharacterized protein, whose product is MLVGYKPPKFDIFYGIADPHAHLRAYCDKVVGVGRNEKLRMKLLIRSLKGEALTWYTPRIPETRGNGNMVEDFMNCFRFNTKITSNRFTLVNLQKKMSESFQEYAHRWRSEAARAQPPLDDNALTKFFIRA